A stretch of Besnoitia besnoiti strain Bb-Ger1 chromosome III, whole genome shotgun sequence DNA encodes these proteins:
- a CDS encoding hypothetical protein (encoded by transcript BESB_047470), translated as MRFHPSACGERSERRPESTAEKDLEKPLERHACVRQGGDGPGLFSAGAPAFFPSSLHRFGASPRPSPSYPSPPSSVLLVGLDLEGRELGRFGPVSLLQLSFSLFPTSSFRGLASPRSVGELQDVTPSFRAETPAKSPPPLTTERAESSSPSHAALSRPSSAKPPARPPVTGGKRPPSHEREWVADAEQVGSAPFEDAPAKPREVAEEEVGAADAEEIAADEARLALAEKYVEESGVVCVIDLGEGNEERKEIVDLLKPVLEDNLVPKIMHDCREDSAALKAQFGVSLRGVLDTQAAFQVLREAQRLPAYATGLTELLQQELALIRPVGKAAVARRMRTEAHLWTARPVPRDLLEYAIQDVLHLAPLIMRLKERLQDAETSSPPSPGGALPDSPPSSTSSLATAASPLLEETKYRSELFASSGSLNLNWRDLNAVFAAGRGARVQAMLTAVHPGCMYFRLNLSRQSSGIITLPSMIHSLRNVRVGETIDAVVRGWSDTGRTLYLDVAEDSPQAKTQRILPSD; from the exons ATG CGCTTTCACCCATCGGCGTGTGGCGAGCGCAGTGAGAGGCGACCGGAAAGCACTGCGGAAAAGGATCTGGAGAAGCCCCTGGAaaggcatgcatgcgtgcgacAGGGAGGGGACGGCCCTGGACTCTTCTCCGCAGGAGCGCCCGCCTTTTTTCCATCTTCTCTTCACCGTTTcggagcgtctccgcggccatCTCCCTCCTatccgtcgcctccgtcttcCGTTCTTCTGGTCGGCCTCGACTTGGAAGGCCGCGAGCTGGGCAGATTCGGGCCTGTCTCACTTCTTCAGCTGAGTTTTTCGCTGTTCCCCACCTCCTCCTTCCggggcctcgcctcgcctcgcagcgttGGAGAACTCCAAGATGTTACACCCTCATTCAGGGCGGAGACCCCTGCGAAgtcccctcctcctctcacGACAGAACGCGCCGAGAGTTCGTCACCTTCCCACGCGGCACTCTCGCGTCCCTCGTCTGCAAAGCCTCCCGCCCGTCCGCCTGTCACTGGCGGCAAACGACCGCCGAGCCACGAGAGAGAATGGGTCGCGGACGCTGAGCAGGTAGGAAGCGCTCCATTCGAAGATGCGCCTGCTAAACCAAGAGaagtcgcggaggaggaggtgggtgcagcggacgcggaggagattGCGGCAGATGAGGCCAGGCTAGCGCTTGCGGAGAAGTACGTGGAGGAGAGCGGCGTGGTTTGCGTTATCGACCTCGGCGAGGGgaacgaggagaggaaggagattGTTGACCTGTTGAAGCCCGTGCTGGAAGACAATCTAGTCCCCAAAATC ATGCATGACTGCCGAGAGGACAGCGCAGCGCTGAAGGCCCAATTCGGCgtttcgctgcgcggcgttcTCGATACACAG GCCGCCTTCCAAGTTCTCCGCGAGGCACAGCGTCTTCCGGCGTATGCGACAGGCCTCACTGAGCTCCTACAGCAAGAACTGGCTTTAATCAG ACCCGTGGGCAAGGCTGCAGTCGCGCGGCGGATGCGTACAGAGGCGCATCTGTGGACGGCGCGTCCCGTTCCCCGA GATCTGCTTGAGTACGCGATTCAAGATGTCCTGCACCTCGCGCCTCTCATCATGCGACTGAAAGAGCGGCTCCAGGATGCGG AGACATCTTCGCCGCCCTCACCGGGCGGGGCTCTTCCTgactctccgccgtcttcaacttcgtctctcgcgacggcggcatCGCCTCTGCTGGAGGAGACAAAGTACCGGAGCGAGTTATTCGCTTCCTCAGGTTCTCTCAACTTGAACTGGCGCGATTTGAACGCTGTTTTCGCTGCTGGAAGGGGCGCCAGAGTTCAAGCGATGCTGACCGCGGTTCATCCGGGTTGCATGTATTTTCGATTAAACCTAAGCAGGCAGTCGTCAGGAATCATCACCTTGCCTTCAATGATTCACAGCCTCAGAAACG TGCGCGTGGGAGAGACCATCGACGCCGTCGTCAGGGGGTGGAGCGACACGGGGCGAACACTGTACCTCGACGTGGCAGAAGACTCTCCACAAGCAAAAACGCAGAGAATCCTGCCGAGTGACTAG
- a CDS encoding protein phosphatase 2C domain-containing protein (encoded by transcript BESB_047480), producing MPCPDSVTTPSSRREEGERDPKRPRGEASPAPPSPSSSSSLQIRMEARFMQGRRPKQEDRHVLISDISTLVEGQEKADVEALGCTPKALVALFDGHCGATCSEFCAAQLPSRLVSYLVKPLPKSKRMQLANPPAARDAATASSGAAPSSPAALPSRASETSCLLTKLPSALSASAVCPFALPSAALDGLFPSLGPRLVSAFKHVDREFLAKYRTLKVGGCTAVACLMLGDFAVVASVGDSRAVAGLLKRKRREALRVSRDHKPNLPEERERIEANGGQVIEVGGVARVAPRGFQERAKQIKMEQCLHGGTSKPPPVLMAVSRGFGDKELKEENLITATPDVFGLHVTEDVRLLLIACDGVWDVMTDQEAVEVAGTHLDDPREAASQVVKRAFERGSQDNLTVVAVVFSHEERD from the exons ATGCCCTGCCCTGACTCGGTCACCACCCCCTCGTCGCGCCgtgaggagggcgagcgggaCCCcaagcgcccgcgaggcgaggcttcgccggcgccgccctctccttcttcctcgtcgtctctgcagatTCGCATGGAAGCGCGCTTCATGCAAGGCAGACGGCCGAAACAGGAGGATCGCCACGTGCTCATTTCAGACATCAGCACGCTCGTCGAGGGACAGGAAAAAGCAGACGTCGAGGCCCTGGGGTGTACGCCAA aggccctcGTGGCGTTGTTTGACGGGCACTGCGGGGCGACGTGCTCGGAGTTCTgtgccgcgcagctgccgtccCGCTTGGTCTCCTATCTGGTGAAGCCTCTGCCCAAGTCGAAGCGGATGCAGCTCGCGAATCCTCcagccgcccgcgacgccgccaccGCGTCCAGCGgtgccgcgccctcctcgcccgcggcgctgccttcgcgAGCCTCAGAGACTTCCTGCCTGCTCACCAAgctgccttctgcgctctcggcgtctgccgtgTGTCCCTTCGCGCTGCCATCTGCGGCTCTGGATGGTCTCTTCCCCTCTCTGGGGCCACGGCTCGTATCGGCCTTCAAACACGTCGACCGCGAGTTCCTCGCCAAGTACCGGACGCTCAAAGTCGGCGGCTGcactgccgtcgcctgcctgaTGTTGGGcgacttcgccgtcgtcgcctccgtgggagactcgcgcgcagTTGCAGGTTTGCTGAagcggaagaggcgagagg CGCTTCGCGTGAGCCGCGACCACAAGCCCAATCTCccggaggagcgcgagcgcatTGAGGCGAACGGCGGACAGGTCATCGAGGTCGGCGGCGTTGCGCGTGTGGCGCCCAGAGGCTTCCAG GAGAGAGCCAAGCAAATCAAGATGGAGCAGTGCCTCCACGGCGGCACATCGAAACCTCCCCCTGTGCTCATGGCAG tctcgcgcggcttcggaGACAAAGagctgaaggaggagaaTCTGATCACCGCGACGCCCGACGTTTTCGGGCTGCACGTCACTGAAGAcgtccgccttctcctcatCGCGTGTGATGGAGTCTGGGATGTCATGACAGATCAG GAAGCGGTCGAGGTCGCAGGGACGCATCTGGACGATCCCCGAGAGGCCGCCAGTCAGGTCGTCAAACGCGCCTTcgagcgcggcagccag GACAATTTAAcggtcgtcgccgtcgttttCAGTCACGAAGAACGGGACTAG
- a CDS encoding hypothetical protein (encoded by transcript BESB_047490) — MAPPAAPPPRMSAPSGRDGSTAYQVVLPDGTSYRKPPTTFSRNPCVRMYYFFLRQLHKLLSSVEETPAVRAAKCQPRPCGFNRFLLLAVYFVYSLLTARVYFAWPNLSNLLFRNDAYIWLCDESEPDMRLPENGGRRYRCEAQNSEVGKLFVTCLAFAFSCSLLAGILLDFLGARITAMLGQLCNLLSWLLLAFAGKGCETYFPAFILMGVGSDVGYLPLLSSANLFPGHEGLVIALLGAAKSASFAMPTILDVTENAYDNIHLKEVSIGYAVCGPGLCFVLALVLIPLQVFKPWNEFVCLEEEAQPHPLVRVNDSFASYGAHAWRDSFSSFQEVKDWMHQHHMHTPLEEMTTGAALHHPTSPNALVPPPNYLGTGAAPAVQGGASGSLGSPPCKTAAAGEGEAKDETTQQPASTEPTDGPAVAPLPQLEKLPSADTEATTQVITPGMSRALIDGSPGALSSGQLLTSSLPPIAGSGAGSVRGGAPSEVDGGVISNPAAMEDALEEEGKAPKFWTQVFSKYAFGIIVYSVLKAIMYAFFTTGGENLLGKQVNDFMGAALPFSCLPCLVLGKVVDTVGIMPALLLLNSFITLAYGFSMIGSTGSAYVAALLYICYVSFYSSQSYCYVSDTFSSCHFGKLVGIIHMIAGFLSLLKIPMQTLVVHVFNSRYLYPCLIMLGFCMVNFCVLLWLVYLKRKDPHPYWPQSAREAVEKEKERQKAAKMARKERQRRERETHQVGQVDPAEQLA, encoded by the exons ATGGCTCCtccggccgcgcctccaccgcGTATGAGCGCGCCCAGCGGGCGTGATGGCAGCACCGCGTACCAGGTCGTGTTGCCTGACGGGACTTCTTACCGCAAGCCGCCGACGACGTTTTCGCGGAATCCGTGCGTGCGGATGTACTATTTTTTCCTGCGGCAGCTTCACAAACtcctgtcttcggtggaggAAACCCCGGCGGTGCGGGCGGCCAAGTGTCAGCCGCGGCCGTGCGGGTTCAACCGCTTTCTGCTGTTAGCCGTCTACTTTGTCTACTCGCTGTTGACGGCGCGCGTCTACTTTGCGTGGCCTAATTTGTCGAATCTTCTCTTCCGCAACGACGCGTACATTTGGCTGTgcgacgagagcgagccTGACATGCGGCTTCCCGAGAACGGTGGGCGCCGCTaccgctgcgaggcgcagaacTCCGAGGTTGGCAAGCTGTTTGTCACATGTCtcgctttcgccttctcctgctCTCTCCTTGCCGGAATTCTCCTCGACTTCCTCGGCGCCAGAATCACCGCAATGCTCGGACAACTCTGCAACCTGCTCTCCTGGCTCTTGTTGGCCTTCGCCGGAAAGGGCTGCGAGACCTACTTCCCCGCATTCATCCTCATGGGCGTCGGCTCAGACGTCGGCTatctgccgctgctgtcgtCTGCCAACTTGTTCCCAGGACACGAAGG GCTAGTTATTGCGTTGCTCGGTGCCGCGAAAAGTGCGAGTTTTGCAATGCCCACGATTCTCGACGTCACGGAAAACGCCTACGACAACATCCACCTGAAGGAAGTATCGATCGGTTACGCAGTCTGTGGTCCAG GCTTGTGTTTCGTGCTCGCGCTGGTGTTGATTCCGCTGCAAGTGTTTAAGCCGTGGAACGAATTCGTCTGCctggaggaagaggcgcagccgcatcCACTGGTGCGCGTGAACGACTCCTTCGCGTCTTacggcgcgcacgcgtggAGAGACAGCTTCTCGAGCTTCCAAGAGGTGAAGGACTGGATGCACCAGCACCACATGCACACGCCCCTCGAGGAGATGACgacgggcgccgccctccaccATCCGACGTCGCCCAACGCTCTTGTGCCGCCTCCCAACTACCTCGGCACtggagcggcgcctgcagtcCAAGGCGGAGCCTCTGGGTCGCTCGGGAGCCCACCGTGCAAGacagcggctgccggcgaaggcgaggcaaaagacgagacgacgcagcagccggcgTCGACAGAGCCGACAGACGGGCCCGCGGtggcgccgcttccgcagctGGAGAAGCTGCCCTCTGCAGACACGGAGGCCACGACCCAGGTCATCACGCCGGGAATGAGCAGGGCGCTGATCGACGGCTCGCCaggcgcgctctcctctgggCAGCTCCTcacgtcgtcgctgccgccgatcgctggcagcggcgcagggagtgtccgcggcggagctcccTCCGAAGTCGACGGCGGCGTCATCAGCAACCCCGCTGCCATGGAAGACGCCttggaggaagaaggaaaagcgcCGAAGTTCTGGACGCAAGTCTTCTCCAAGTACGCGTTCGGCATCATTGTGTACAGCGTCCTCAAGGCCATCATGTACGCTTTCTTCACCACCGGCGGAGAGAACTTGTTGGGCAAACAAGTCAACGACTTCATGGGTGCAGCACTCCCCTTCTCCTGCCTCCCATGCTTG GTCCTGGGCAAGGTCGTGGACACGGTCGGGATTatgccggcgctgctgctgttgaACAGCTTCATCACGTTGGCCTACGGGTTTTCGATGATTGGCAGCACGGGTTCGGCGTACGTGGCGGCCCTGCTGTATATTTGCTACGTCTCCTTCTACTCGTCGCAGAGCTACTGCTACGTCTCGGACACTTTCTCTTCTTGCCACTTTGGCAAGTTGGTGGGTATCATCCACATGATTGCCGgtttcctctcgctgctcAAGATCCCGATGCAGACCCTTGTCGTGCATGTGTTCAACTCGCGCTACCTGTACCCCTGCCTCATCATGCTCGGCTTCTGCATGGTGAACTTCTGCGTGCTCCTCTGGCTGGTCTATCTGAAGCGCAAAGACCCGCATCCGTACTGGCCGCagtccgcgcgcgaggcggtcgagaaggagaaggagcgccagAAAGCAGCCAAGATGGCGAGAAAGGAGCGACAACgccgggagagagagacccACCAAGTGGGGCAAGTGGACCCCGCGGAACAGCTCGCTTGA